A window of Lagenorhynchus albirostris chromosome 11, mLagAlb1.1, whole genome shotgun sequence contains these coding sequences:
- the LOC132529219 gene encoding developmental pluripotency-associated protein 3-like — MDSSEVNPTWTLESPQMSIDENSQAIPVASEPMSEVLIKDLSRLTLNPSIQLPFILPECLPQPTGRLLGENIPYRRGVRTVLTDRRDKMERLIQSIKKRYGKGVPRSDSEREPWQNDVETQSRGQRFRCSCRFCRFHRDPSEDNYENHYNNKYYSNYDTESKEP, encoded by the exons ATGGATTCATCTGAGGTTAACCCAACCTGGACCCTAGAGTCTCCTCAAATGTCCATCGATGAAAATTCCCAAGCAATTCCAG ttgccTCTGAACCTATGTCTGAAGTGTTAATAAAGGACCTCAGTAGATTGACGCTCAACCCTAGCATCCAATTGCCATTCATTCTACCAGAATGTCTACCTCAACCAACTGGGCGGTTACTTGGTGAAAACATACCCTATAGGAGAGGGGTGAGGACCGTGTTAACCGATCGGAGAGATAAGATGGAACGGCTGATTCAATCCATTAAAAAACGCTACGGCAAAGGAGTTCCTCGG TCTGACTCTGAAAGAGAACCATGGCAGAATGATGTTGAG aCTCAATCAAGAGGGCAAAGATTTAGATGTAGCTGTCGTTTTTGCCGGTTTCATAGAGATCCTTCTGAGGATAATTACGAGAATCATTACAACAATAAGTATTACAGTAATTATGACACGGAGTCGAAGGAACCATAA